The proteins below are encoded in one region of Lactuca sativa cultivar Salinas chromosome 3, Lsat_Salinas_v11, whole genome shotgun sequence:
- the LOC128133058 gene encoding uncharacterized protein LOC128133058 translates to MKQDHEQKIHVCRYCEQSFSNGKKLGGHMRGHLALISASRKKGTRENDQEAINREKGVHIFDDDADDDDHVIKKSKCFDQDYHPNGRKQGIQEHDRKVINVGKRLDEEDSELIKMSHQRLGFYEAYDANGRKHGIQEHDHEVVNGDKCLDFDDDNDENRSQQTIDFDQDYGANVYVLRENPKRSWRVSSSNSNPNSSKAFASHKRCHSRKESIKNTVCEKCGKGFDSVKALYGHMRCHSIKRSQPLDESSAFSSSDEHEHDDDEEVANPVRKKRSCTRYKSPKPNHISTSFSFSNDDEVVEAALNLMMLSRGVRSLDGVKSVISHGYSRTLEKTVGVDFLDDGSMEFCKFKSNSELGLRKDLVVGSGSGQDNTGRFGSTLVKSKSIGQDFTDSEMSIELKRKSKDYKCPICFKGYVSIQGLAKHERVHNKTESKVIESDFIPDIHRLVDINLKEVSQAQCRY, encoded by the coding sequence ATGAAACAAGATCATGAGCAGAAGATTCATGTGTGCAGATATTGTGAACAAAGTTTTTCGAATGGGAAGAAGCTGGGAGGTCATATGAGGGGTCATTTAGCGTTAATTTCAGCTAGCAGAAAAAAGGGTACTCGAGAAAATGATCAAGAAGCTATTAATCGCGAAAAGGGTGTTCATATTTttgatgatgatgctgatgatGATGATCACGTAATCAAGAAAAGTAAATGTTTTGATCAAGATTATCATCCTAATGGCAGAAAACAGGGTATTCAAGAACATGATCGAAAAGTTATCAATGTCGGAAAGCGTCTTGATGAGGAAGATAGCGAATTAATCAAAATGAGTCACCAGCGATTGGGTTTTTACGAAGCTTATGATGCTAATGGCAGAAAACATGGGATTCAAGAACATGATCATGAAGTCGTTAATGGCGACAAGTGTCTTGATTTTGATGATGATAACGACGAAAATCGAAGTCAACAAACAATTGATTTTGACCAAGATTATGGCGCTAACGTGTACGTTCTaagagagaaccctaaaagatcatggagGGTTTCGAGTTCAAATTCAAATCCAAATTCATCAAAAGCTTTTGCTTCACACAAAAGATGTCATTCTAGAAAAGAATCGATCAAGAACACTGTGTGTGAAAAATGTGGTAAAGGTTTTGATTCAGTGAAGGCTTTGTATGGTCATATGCGATGTCACTCCATCAAAAGATCTCAGCCGTTGGATGAATCATCTGCATTTTCGTCATCAgatgaacatgaacatgatgaTGACGAAGAAGTAGCAAACCCTGTAAGAAAAAAGAGATCATGCACAAGGTACAAGTCTCCTAAGCCTAATCACATTTCCACTAGTTTTAGCTTTTCCAATGATGACGAAGTTGTAGAAGCGGCGTTAAACTTGATGATGCTTTCTAGGGGAGTTAGAAGTTTGGATGGGGTTAAATCCGTAATTTCACATGGCTATTCAAGAACTCTTGAAAAGACTGTTGGAGTTGACTTTTTGGATGATGGGTCAATGGAGTTTTGTAAATTCAAGAGCAATTCTGAATTGGGTTTGAGAAAAGATTTGGTTGTGGGGTCCGGGTCGGGTCAAGATAATACGGGTCGGTTTGGGTCAACTCTAGTGAAGTCCAAGTCAATTGGTCAAGATTTTACTGATTCTGAGATGTCAATCGAGTTAAAAAGAAAATCAAAGGACTATAAATGCCCGATTTGCTTCAAAGGATATGTGTCAATTCAAGGTTTGGCTAAACATGAAAGGGTTCATAACAAAACCGAAAGCAAAGTGATAGAGAGTGATTTTATTCCTGATATTCATAGACTTGTTGATATCAATCTAAAGGAGGTATCACAAGCACAATGTAGGTACTAA